The following nucleotide sequence is from Toxoplasma gondii ME49 chromosome IV, whole genome shotgun sequence.
ACTTCCTCAACCAGGTGTTGTGGAATTGTTGCTATCTGCTCACCGAAACACTTCAGTGTAGCAGGGAGACTCTTTTGAGACAGGATCAAGGACTCGTCAGCTAACGCAGGTGAGGACTGCCAACCGTAAATTTACACGTTGCCACTGCACCATTGAACACTAGAGTAACCGGCTTGAATGTTGCAAGCACTTCTTCTGCACATATTTCGCTGTTGCACAACAGCGAAACTCCTCCCATGCAAACTCCCAACAGCTTGCGGGCCTTGGAATGCAACCCTCCACACCGTCGCCACATGCTCTCGAATCCCGCCGTGGCGGAGACTCAAGAGAAATCCACGGAAAACTCGGAGGTAAAGAGACAATAAAACAGGAGTCAGAAAATGGTGCTCGGAGGTAAAAAGACAATAGAACAGGAGTCAGAAAATGGTGCAACCTGAAGACGAAATACTCCCCAAATTTCCGAAATTAATTAATGCAGTGGCAGCTTCGATACCTCATCCCACTCAATACGGCTGCGGAGTCTCAAGACCCGGGTGGCGAATTCAAGACGTGTGCTAATGAAAAGCCGCGAAACAAGGTGACCCCGGCGACCAGGTCGACCTCGTCCACATTCAAGATCGTAGATATGACATAATGGTGACCAACAAGCAAATGGTAGAACAAGTGAAGGCTCCTGTGCTTtatttctcgtttttcgtcttcccttGCAAAGTTCTTCGTGGGAGTTCTAAATAAGAGAACGGAGATATTTTTTTCTTGAGGATCCACCCGATCTCAATTCTCAATTTCCAAGGCTCCTCCCATCGTACAATTTCCCTGAGGAACGGATGGTGGTTCACAACGTGTATCATATGACTGTCGCACAACGAGAGATTTCTGCCTAGTCTCGGTGACAATTAAAGGCCAGTGTTTCCCTCCTGCGCATTGGGTAGATGTAGCAGACTCTCCACCGCACTCTGCGGCCTATTTGAGCGTTTTGCTTCCATTCCACATTCACAGCGGTGGCTCACTTCACATACGAAAGCACTCACCGTTCGCCAGATGTGACGTTTAGGGGTCATGGTGAGGCGGTTGGCGTGGGGGCAGGAGACGTAGGTACCAACGTAAGCAAATATGTGGACTTTGCAATAACGGTAGTGTGATGACAAATAGATCAGTTTGAGAGACATGTAAAAGAAGACGGAGTTTGACGTTCTCTTGGACGTAGACAAGTAGAAGAGGCACCAGCAAGGAGCTACAAACTAGTACTCAGGTGTCATCTCGAAAGACGGTGTCTTTACACTTTGGCCTGTGTTGGCATCAGAACAGTCGGGTACCGCGTCAGGCAGGTAAAGGAAGAGTCGTAAGGCCTAATGTTGGAACAGACATTGTGTCGATGCAAGAGATTAGTGATGGACGCAAATCACGACTCGCTCTGATATGCGCTTCTCAGGGGGGATAGTTTGCTATATTTTGTGCACGAGAAGCAAAATTCTCAGCAGGTTCATACATGCGACTATTCACTGAGTATGCGTTGAATGCAGACGATACACGGCAAAATATTAGGGGACCGAACTGGTTGTCAGTGCAGTTTACTTGTCACATCGTGAGTTCCGGAGTGCTCTCGTTGAGACAGGCTTATTAGTCAGCTGAACGATCCGTAAGACACATGCAGCGTCTAGGAACGCGAACGCTCTCATTCATTTAGTTCATTCTAGGAGGCACACACTGGGAGGCAAGTTCATGCTGAACTTGACTTCATAACAGCTCCCCTATAAAAAAAGAGTGACCGAATAAAGCGTGCCTTATAAAACACTAGCAACAGAGACTCATGCGCATGTTCCCTCAGTTCCCATGTGGTACATCATACCACAGCTTCACATGGCTAGACACCGCTGGACATGAACCCTCAGGTCACCCCGTACAAGAAAAGCCGCGTCTAAAACACGTAGAACCTCTTTGAGAGGATCCTCAAGACTTCCAACAGAGTGGATTCTGTACTCAAGAGCACCGTTTCGGATAGTCAGCAGCCACTGCCGTCGGAAGCATTAGCAAATGACGTACGAATACCAATATGCTTAAAACGAACCCACGAGAAATCCTGTCAGAGCGGCGGCACCACCGGCTACAGCTGCCGTTGGCGCAATCGACGACgccaaagaagaaaagttTGAAGCCTTAACGGTCACAATGACACTGCAGTTCGAAGTACTTGCATCAGTGTTTTGAGcgccctcttctttttcagtcTTCACCGACGGATTTGCTTGCGGACTCTGTGTTGTCTTCTTGGGGACGCAGCCCAAACGAAACTGCTGCTGTTCTTCCGGAAAGCCCGACTCTGGGATTGTCAGCTTCGCTGAACCATTCTGGGAGTCTGACACCCACCAGCTCGGCAAAAAAGTGGGAAGAATTTCTGAGAACTTCTTCGTCGTGCAGCTCTCCAATTGAGAATTGTCGGTGACGCAGAACTCCTCTGTGTATTTCGTTGGTTTGAGAGAACCGTCGGTCCCACAATCGATAGTCAGGGTGTCGTTGTCCGCGGACATTTCCACCTCCAAGGGCCTAGGGTTGCTGTCTTTGCCGTACGCGCAGGTGACAACGTTGTTTTCTCCAACAGTAGAAGGTCTCGCTTTCACACTGACGTTGACTTTGCACTCCGTCGCCTGCGACGTCCGTGTTTGCGCCTTGTCCTCTTCACacccgacgaagaaggcctTGTCGAAAAGAGGGAGTTCAGACTCCTTTATTTTCAGCGTCATAACTTCACCCTTGTTGTCGGTGCTTACGATTGTTTTTTCCCACTGGATGTCGCCACTTGTGCCAAGAAGGGACTTCAGTGTGACCTGTTTGTCTGTGTCAGCCCCTTTGCAATCGGCTACTTTTGCGTTCGGAGCCGCCGAGCAAACCTTCTTCTGATCTTTCGGTACGATGGCGTTCTTCTCACCGGAacactgcagagaaacaacaaGATTTTCTTTTGACAGAGTCAAACCGGTGGTATTTTTAGCTCGTGAGCTGCCATTTTCTGCAGCAGTTGTCTTGAGCACGCATTTGGCAACTGCACCCTCGATGGTGGGTCCTTCCTGGGTTGCGGCTCCAGGCCCCGAGTTCTGGTTCTGCTGCCCTTCAGTCAGTTTATTTGCTGAGGATGGTCCGCTGGAGAGCAACAAAACTCCGCTCACGCAAACTGCCATCAACATACGGGCCGTGGTCTGGAACCCTCCACGCCGTTGCTGCATGCTTCCTGTCCTCGCCATGGTGCAGATGCTGTAGACAAATTGACtagaaacgaaaaaaccaAACAAGTTAGGAGGTGGCGGAAGAACCAGGATTGCCAAAGCAGTAAGAACACTGGCGTGTATGGCGTTGGTTGGCGTGTGTTTCTTGTGCCTCATGCCGGGGCGGACGATCATCAAGATGTCTTGCAAGACAACCGACACGTAGAGGCTCGGGCTTGCTGCCCCCTTCCCCCCCTCACCACACCACCATCGATAATCGATAGTGGCGGGGTAGTAGTGGAGGCAAGCAAATCTCACGACAGGGGAATAAACTGAGCAAACGCTCTGCTAACATAATACAGCTAGGATCCTGACACTTCACTAgttttttttgtttcctATTCTCGGCATCAGTCAAAGTGGCAGAGCGCAAAGGCGACAGCGTAGCTTATCATTTTCTACAATGTCTTTTCAAACTCTATTTCAATTGCACCGATAGTGGTTGGATGAGGAGAATA
It contains:
- the SRS16E gene encoding SAG-related sequence SRS16E (encoded by transcript TGME49_320170~Gene product name based on ToxoDB Community Expert Annotation.~Signal peptide predicted by SignalP 2.0 HMM (probability 0.971) with cleavage site probability 0.918 at residue 39): MARTGSMQQRRGGFQTTARMLMAVCVSGVLLLSSGPSSANKLTEGQQNQNSGPGAATQEGPTIEGAVAKCVLKTTAAENGSSRAKNTTGLTLSKENLVVSLQCSGEKNAIVPKDQKKVCSAAPNAKVADCKGADTDKQVTLKSLLGTSGDIQWEKTIVSTDNKGEVMTLKIKESELPLFDKAFFVGCEEDKAQTRTSQATECKVNVSVKARPSTVGENNVVTCAYGKDSNPRPLEVEMSADNDTLTIDCGTDGSLKPTKYTEEFCVTDNSQLESCTTKKFSEILPTFLPSWWVSDSQNGSAKLTIPESGFPEEQQQFRLGCVPKKTTQSPQANPSVKTEKEEGAQNTDASTSNCSVIVTVKASNFSSLASSIAPTAAVAGGAAALTGFLVGSF